The Acidobacteriota bacterium DNA window CTTTTCCGGGGGGCGGCTCCTGATCGGCTCGGTGGACAATGTGGCGGAAGTGCTGCCCGATGAGTTTGAGGCAAAATGACCGCGCAGGGCGCCCGCCAGGCGGGGGCGCCCTGCACCGTCTGTCCGGGCTGAGTTACTCCTGATCGCCCGCGGCGGGGGAGGCAGGTGCGGCCGGGGGCGTCGCCTCGGGAGCGCCCGGGGCGACGTGCCCCAGGTAGTCGGGCAGTTCCACCCCCGCCATCCGGGCCACTTCGTGCAGCGGCGGGAGCGACTTGATCAGGTTGGAGAGAAAGCCCGCCGTCGACGAGCTCCCGCCCGCGCCGCCGCTGTCCCACACCGTGATCTTGTCGATCTTGAGGTTCCTGATCGCCTCGACCTGCCGGGCGACGATCTCCTCGATTTTCTCGATCATCAGCAGGGTGGCCGCC harbors:
- a CDS encoding flotillin family protein, with the protein product ARRRAEVEIQKAQYLAEQERLNAEEVVQKEIDKRKIEISAEAEAEKTRREARGQADAILLRYTAEAEGIRKVLESKAAGYRLLVESCANDAKSAATLLMIEKIEEIVARQVEAIRNLKIDKITVWDSGGAGGSSSTAGFLSNLIKSLPPLHEVARMAGVELPDYLGHVAPGAPEATPPAAPASPAAGDQE